The Halarsenatibacter silvermanii nucleotide sequence AAGAGATATAAATACCTTTATTGTCTCGGTACTTGATATATTTTAATCTCTTTCTCCAGCCCGAAAACTCTTCATTGCCTCCTCCATCTCCTCATCTACTATATGAGTGTATATCTGCGTGGTGGAAATATCCGCATGCCCCAATGCCTTCTGCACCAGCCTCAAATTTTTGGTCCGACGGTAAAGATCAGTCGCAAATGTGTGCCGGAAAGTATGCGGGCTTACATCTTTCTCAGTTATCCCCGCTTTCTCAGAATAGTTATATACCATCGACCTTACATTCCTGGGATCTAATTGATTGGCCGTTTTGGTAGTAAAAACTAAATCCA carries:
- a CDS encoding tyrosine-type recombinase/integrase codes for the protein NLPWQDVNLQTGEIKIKESKNEKGRIVWLNEDTLEKLKSWRRSQNEKLNEEVDLVFTTKTANQLDPRNVRSMVYNYSEKAGITEKDVSPHTFRHTFATDLYRRTKNLRLVQKALGHADISTTQIYTHIVDEEMEEAMKSFRAGERD